Below is a window of Ralstonia nicotianae DNA.
CAGCACGATCAGGTCGTCATCCTTGAGCTGCGCGGCCTTGGCCGGCGGCCACAGCTGCTGCGCGGAGCGCATGAAGAACGCTTTCTCGCGCGCATTGGTGTGCTTGTTCAGGAATTCACGGAACGGGTCGCGGGCCGCGTCCAGCAGCGGCATCACCTGAGTGATGTTGGTGCCGCCCTGCGCGTTGATCTGCACGTGCGCGCGCTGCATGGCTTCCATGCCGACCGGCGCCATGACGAAGCACGAGACGATCATCGCGATGCCGTTGAGGACCATGTTGGGCGGCACCTGCTGGACCCCGAGCGCATTGCGCAGCAGGCCGAGCACCACGACGATCTTGGTGTACGAGGTGACGACCATGGCGGCGAATGGCAGCAGCGCGATCGCCACCGCCATCACGATCAGGGAGGCGAACTCAACGTTCTGCATGGTGCTTGCCGATGGATGCAATCTGCAGGCCGAGCTGCTCGCCCACGGCCACCAGCTGGCCGTGCCCCAGGGTCTGCCCGTGGCAGACCAGCCGCACGCTGACGTCGCGGATCTTCACCGGCAGCGTCAGCACGTGCTGCGGCTGCAGCGCGGCGAGTTCGGCCAGCGGCATGCCCATCACGGCCAGCTCCAGGTGCACCGGCACCTCCAGCTGCTCGAGGGGAACGCCTTGGTCAGCGCTGCTGCCGGCCGGCGTGCGCGGGGCGGCGAAGTCGTGCGGGTACGCGTCGTCGTCGTCGGTGAGCGGATGCAGGTCGAGTGTGGTCACGATTCCGTCCTTGTAATGGGCAGTGGCGGTGAGGTGCGGCTGGCGGGCATCGCCCCAGGCGAGGCGGACCGTGCCTTCGTCGGCGGCGGGCCGGTAGGTGGCGTCGTTCCAGCCGAGCAGGATGTCGCCGGGCGCCAGCGTGTCGAGCAGGCTGCGCCGGCAGCGCCGGCTGGCCACGCGCAGCCGGCCTGGCAGGGCCAGCGCGCCGAACCGGTGCAGGATGGTGTCCGGGTCGGCGGCCGGCGGCGCGGGCGGCACGCCGTGCCAGTCCAGCGCGTGGATGTCGCAGCGGCATGCGTGGGCGGCGCTGGCGACCTGCAGCGGCAGCACGGGGCCCGAGGTGTGCATGGCGTCGGCTTTCAGGCGGCGCAGGTTGGTCAGCTGCGTCTCACCCAGGCCCGCGTCTTCCAGCGCATGCAGCACCGGCGCGAGCCACAGATTCCCGAGCGCGAGGCGCCGCGGGCGGTCGGTTTCGCGGGCGATGGCGTGCAGCGCGGGGTAGTGGGCGCCGTCGACGATCAGTTCAGCGCGGCACTGCGCCGACTGGATCGCCAGCGTGAGCGGCGCGCTCGCCGCCAACGGCGTCCGCGCGAGATGCAGTTGCCAGTCGTCCGAGTCGCCGCCGCGATGCACACCGTCCAGCAGGCGCGTGAGCGCGGCGTGTGCCGGCGTGAAGGCGCGCAGGTGGGGTTCCAGCGCAGAGAAAGAAGGCCCGGCGTTCATGTCGGAGGGTGGTGTGGTCACCAGAGTTCGAGTTCGACATCGACTTGCTGCCGCAGCAGCGCGTGGATGCGCTGACGCAGCGTGTCGCCATGTTCGGAGAGTAAGTGCCGGGAGCGAGGGTGTCCGGCCTCGAAGCGAAGCGATAGCGTGTGCGGCGAAAGCCGCAGCGTGAGGCGGGTTTCGGGCAGGATCTTGGGATCAAGATCGAGTGAGATTTCCCAGCATTCGCCGCCGGAGCGGATCGCCTGCGAGGCACAGAACTGGGAGAGCAGCCGGGCAAGGTGCTCGGTCATGGTCTCGCCCGCGCCGATCTCCGAGCAGGTCCGCACCAGGCGGCTGGCGATGGCCGCGGTGTGGAGCGAGGCATCGGGGTCGGTGGCGGGCTGCGGCGCTCTGGCGTCGGTGCGCGCCTCGGGGGGCGGATCGCTGGCCGGGGTGTCCTGCCGGGGCTCCGGGAAGTCGTCCTCGACGGGCTCCGGGGGCTCGGGGCGGGGCGGCGGCACATAGGGCAGCGCGTCATGCGGCCCCGGTGTCCGCAGCGGCGTGCGGCGCCGGGTGGGCGGGGCCGGGTCGACCGGCTGGGGGCGCCAGAGGCGGACGGCTTGCGTCATGGCCGCCGCGCTACAGCACCAGCTTGCCGACCGGGCGCAGGTCGACGTAGCCGCCAAGCTCCTGGAACGAATACACGTTCAGCGCCTGCAGGTGCGGCTCGATCATGCGCCGGACATAGCGGCGGATGTCCATCGAGGTCACGATGGCCAGCGCCGAGGG
It encodes the following:
- the sctR gene encoding type III secretion system export apparatus subunit SctR codes for the protein MQNVEFASLIVMAVAIALLPFAAMVVTSYTKIVVVLGLLRNALGVQQVPPNMVLNGIAMIVSCFVMAPVGMEAMQRAHVQINAQGGTNITQVMPLLDAARDPFREFLNKHTNAREKAFFMRSAQQLWPPAKAAQLKDDDLIVLAPAFTLTELTSAFRIGFLLYLAFIVIDLVIANLLMALGLSQVTPSNVAIPFKLLLFVVMDGWSVLIHGLVNTYR
- the sctQ gene encoding type III secretion system cytoplasmic ring protein SctQ; the protein is MNAGPSFSALEPHLRAFTPAHAALTRLLDGVHRGGDSDDWQLHLARTPLAASAPLTLAIQSAQCRAELIVDGAHYPALHAIARETDRPRRLALGNLWLAPVLHALEDAGLGETQLTNLRRLKADAMHTSGPVLPLQVASAAHACRCDIHALDWHGVPPAPPAADPDTILHRFGALALPGRLRVASRRCRRSLLDTLAPGDILLGWNDATYRPAADEGTVRLAWGDARQPHLTATAHYKDGIVTTLDLHPLTDDDDAYPHDFAAPRTPAGSSADQGVPLEQLEVPVHLELAVMGMPLAELAALQPQHVLTLPVKIRDVSVRLVCHGQTLGHGQLVAVGEQLGLQIASIGKHHAER
- the sctP gene encoding type III secretion system protein SctP, giving the protein MTQAVRLWRPQPVDPAPPTRRRTPLRTPGPHDALPYVPPPRPEPPEPVEDDFPEPRQDTPASDPPPEARTDARAPQPATDPDASLHTAAIASRLVRTCSEIGAGETMTEHLARLLSQFCASQAIRSGGECWEISLDLDPKILPETRLTLRLSPHTLSLRFEAGHPRSRHLLSEHGDTLRQRIHALLRQQVDVELELW